DNA from Kitasatospora herbaricolor:
CGGGTGAACTCCCCGCGTGTCGAAAAGCGACGAAATTCGGTCACTGTCGATCACAAATGATCCAGCACTGGCACTGCGACCGGCCGGCGTCGGGACGTGGCTGTCCGGTCGCCGTCCGACGACCGGCGGGTGGCAGCCCGCCGGTGACAGCCCGCCGGTGGCAGCCCGCCGCGCCCGGGGCCCGGCCGGACGCCCTCAGGCCTCGCCGCGCCCGTCCAGGCAGCGCGACAGCCAGTCCGCCGCCCGCGTGAAGTCGCTGTCCGTGGTGCCCGGCCGCTGGTACGTGGAGGGCTGCCGGTCCGCGCGCGGGTACGAGCCCAGGAAGCGCACCTGCGGGCAGATCCGCTTCAGCCCCATCAGGGCCTCGCTCACCCGGCGCTCGGCCAGGTGCCCCTCGCAGTCGATCAGGAAGCAGTAGTTGCCGAGTCCCTCGCCGGTGGGGCGGGACTCGATCCGCATCAGGTTGACACCCCGCACCGCGAACTCCTGCAGCAGCTCCAGCAGCGCGCCCGGGTGGTCGTCCGGCAGCCAGGCCACCATCGAGGTCTTGTCCAGGCCGGTCGGCGAGGAGACCCGGCCGGGCGGGCCCACCAGGACGAACCGGGTGGTCGCGTTCTCGGCGTCGTGGATCTCCTTGACCAGCGGCTCCAGGCCGTACAGCGCCGCCGCGAACTCGCCCGCGAAGGCACCGTCGAAACGGCCCTCCTGGACCAGCCGGGCGCCGTCGGCGTTGGAGGCGGCCGACTCCCAGCGGGCGTCCGGCAGGTGGGCGGCGATCCACTTGCGCACCTGCGGCTGGGCCACCGGGTGGCTGGTGACGGTCTTGATGTCGTCCAGCGTCGTCCCGGGCCGCACCAGCAGTGCGAAGGAGATCGGCAGCAGCACCTCGCGGTAGATCATCAGCGGCGTGCCGGAGGCCAGTTCGTCGCTGGTCGCGGTGACGGCGCCCTCGACGGAGTTCTCGATCGGCACGAACGCCCCGGAGGCCTGCCCCTCGCGCACCGCGTCCAGCACGGCGGGCACCGAGGTCAGCGGCACCAGCTCCCGGGTCCCCGCCTCGGGCAGGGTCCGCAGGGCCGCCTCGGTGAAGGTGCCCTCGGGCCCGAGGTAGGTGTAGCGGGTGGCCGACATTGCCGCCTCCGTGCGAGAAAGGGTGCCGCGCAGGGTCTTTGCGCAGGGTGTTGCAGAGCGGTACCAGGCTTGCCACCTTAGTCACTCCCCGGACCGGGCAACGAAGCATCCGCATGGTGGGAACGCGAACCTCCGGCCCGGGCCGTGCCCGGGCGTCCGGCGTCCGGAGCCGGCCGGTCAGCCCTCCAGCAGGGCCTGGCCCACGTAGCCGCCCTCCGGCGCGCCCGGCGGCACCGCGTACAGGCCGCTGGCCTCGTGCCGCAGGAAGCGGGAGAGGCCGTCCCCGCGGGCCAGCTTGCGCTGCACCGGGACGAACCCGCGCCGGGGGTCGGCCTGGAACGCCAGGAAGAGCAGCCCGGCGTCGGGGGAGCCGTCCGGCAGCATCCCGTCGTGGTACGAGAAGCCCCGGCGCAGCATCGCCGCCCCGCCGTTGGACGCCGGCGCGGCCACCCGGACGTGGGCGTCGGCCGGCACGGCGAGGGTGCCGTCGGCGTTCTGCGCGGCCAGGTCGACGGGGGTGTGCTCGCCGCCGCCGGAGAGTGGGGCGCCGTCCGACTTGCGCCGGCCGATCACGCGCTCCTGCCGGTCCTCGGGGAGGTTGTCCCAGTTGTCCAGCAGCATCCGGATCCGGCGCAGCACCACGTACGAGCCGCCGGCCAGCCAGCCGGGCTCGTCGGCGCCGCAGAACACCTTCGCGGCGAAGTCCGGGTCCTGCGGGCGCGGGTTGTTGGTGCCGTCGACCTGGCCCATCAGGTTGCGGCCGGTCGTCGGGCGGGCGGTGGCGCCGGGGGTGCGGCCGAAGCCGGTCATCTGCCAGCGCTGGGCGGCGGTGCCGGCGGCCTGCCGCTGGAGCACCCGCAGCGCGTTGAAGGCCACCAGGGCGTCGTCGGCGCCGATCTGCACCCAGAGGTCGCCGTCGCTGCGGGCCCGGTCCAGGGCGTCCTCGGGGAAGTCCGGCAGCGGGTCGAGCGCCCGGGGGCGGTGCTCGGCCAGCCCGGCCTTGTCGAAGAGCGTGGAGCCGAAGCCGAAGGTGACGGTCAGCGAGCACGGGCCGGCGTCGGCGGCGATCCGGCTCTCGTACTCGTCGGCGGGCTCGCCCCGGCCGAGCCGGGCGGACGTCCCGGACCAGCGCCGGAGCAGCGTCCGCAGCTCCGCCCGGCCGGCGCCGGGCAGCAGGTCGAAGGCGGCGAGGTGGACCCTGGCCTGCTGCGGCTCGACGATGCCGGCCTGCCGGGCCCCGTGGAACGGCACCTGTCCGGCGCCGAGCGCCCCGCTGCCCGCCGGTCCGGCGGGGGCGGACGCGGCCGCGGTGGCCCGGCCGAGCACCGCGCCGCCCGCCGCGCCGGCCACCAGCCCGGCCCCGGCGCCGCCCAGCAGCGCGCGCCGGGAGAAGCCCGCGGCGGTGCCCGCCCCCGGGCCGGTGGTGCTGTTCATGATGCTCAGCCGATCTTCAGGGACTTGGTCTCGGTGGCCTGGTCGATGTCGGAGGAGCGGACCACCACCGACACCACCCAGTTGCCGGCCAGCGGCAGCTGCGCGGTGCCCGCCCAGCGTCCGGTGCCCTCGGCGGTGAGGGCGACCGGCAGCGGTCCGAGGTCGCGGTCCGGCAGGGTGAAGGCGAGCTGCACCTCGGGCACCTCGACCGGCCGGCCGTCCGGGCCGTCCAGCTTGAGGTGCACCTCGTTGGCCCCGGCCCGGGCCGGGTTGAGGGTGACCGTGGCGGTGCCCTTGGCGTTGGCGGTCCGGCCGCCGGTGTCGTAGGGCAGCTTCAGTTCCATGGTCTGCCCGGGCACGGTCTGCGGTGCCTGCGCCCCACCGGCGGCGCCGCCCGCCGGGGCGGATGCGGCGGGCCGGTCGGCGCCCGCCCCGACGGCCCGGGCGACCCGGCCGGGCGGGGAGTTGGTGAGCAGCGTGGTGACCACCAGGACGGCGACCGCCACCCCGGCCTCGACCAGGACGGAGCGCCGCAGGCCGGCCTTGGCCGGGGTGAAGTCCCGCTCCCGGCCGGCGTTGCTGCGGGCGGCCCGCTGGCGCTCCAGCTGGGCCCGCCGGACGGGGTCCACGGGTGCGGTCGCGCCGCTCGCCGCGGCGCCGGCCGCCACCAGCTCCTCGGCGTCGTCCCGCTCCTCGGCGTCGTCCCGCGCCGCGACGGCAGCCGGCTCCCCGGCCGTCGCCGGCTCCGCCGCCGCGGCCTGCTCGGCGCCGGCGGTCCGCAGCCGGGCCACCCAGGAACGCGAGATCCAGGCCACCCCGAGCATCGCGCCCACGCAGCCGACCTTGATCAGCAGCAGCCGGCCGTACTCGGTGTCGACCAGTGCGTTCCAGCTGCCCAGCCCGCGCCAGGACTGGTAGACGCCGGTCACCGTGAGCGCCGCCACCGAACCGAAGGCGATCTTCGAGAAGCGGTCGGCGGTCGCCGCGCCGAGGCCGTGCCGCAGCCCGACCAGCAGGGTGGCCAGGCCGCCCAGCCACAGGGCCATCGCGATCAGGTGCAGGATGCCGAACGGCAGGGCCAGCCAGACCTGGATGCCCACCGAGGCGTGGTCGGCGCCGACCCAGGTGGCGGAGAGCGCGATCGCCAGCAGCACCCCGGCGACCCCGAGGCCGATCCGGGCCTCCCGCTGCGGCCGCTCGGCGGCCCGCTCCTCCAGCCGGCGCAGCTCGTCCTCGTCGGCGTCCTCGTGGGTTTCGCTGCCGCTGCCGCTGCCGCTGCCGCTGCCGCTGCCGCTGCCGCTGCCGCTGTCGCGGCCGGCGTCGGCCGGCTGGCGAGGGCCCGGCTCCGGGTCGCCGCCGGCCTTCGCCGGCACCGGGCCGCCGAGCTGGCCGACCAGCAGGGAGAGGAACACGCCGGCGGTGGCCAGCAGCAGCAGCCGGGCGGCCAGCGCGGTACCGATCCGCTCGTCCAGGGTGGCGCGCACCAGCGAGAGGTCGAAGGCCTGCCCGAGGCCCGAGCCGCGCTCGTAAGGCCCGCGCAGCAGCAGGACCGCGATGGTGGACAGCAGCAGCGCGACCCAGCCGGTCATCAGCAGCCGCTGCACCGTGCGCACCGCCGCGCCGGCCGGCCAGCAGAGCAGGACGAACCCGGCCGCGCCCATCAGCAGCGCGAAGGCGCCGTACGCGACGGTGCGGCCGGTGCCGTAGAGGGCGGCGACCAGGCTGTCGGCCTTGGCCTCCTGCAGCGCGCCGGCGGACACCGAGGTGTCCGAGGGGGCGCCGACGGAGAAGGTGAAGGCGCCGCCGACCGGGTGCGAGTCGTCCGAGACGGCGCGCCAGGCGACGGTGTAGGTGCCGTCCGCGAGCCCGCTGTTCAGGCCGACCCGGGCGGTGTTCTCCCGGCCGTCGGCGTGCCCGGGGTTGCCGGTGTCGACGGGCCGGCCGGCCGGGTCGAGGACGCGGACCGAGTCGCCGGAGAGCGAGACGCTCTCGCTGAAGGTCAGGGTGACGAAGCCGGGCGCGGTGGCGAGCACCGAGTTCTGCGCCGGGTCGGTGGACTGCAGCGCGGCGTGGGCGGAGGCGGGCCCGGCCCCGGCGACCATCAGCGCGAGCAGCGCGCCGAGAACCCCGAGCAGTCCGGTGAGCCTGCGGTGGCTGGCCTTCAGCATCTGGCGAATCCCCTAGTTTCCTGAGTCCTGCTGACCGGGCCGGTAGGTGAGCGGCTTGACCGGCACCCGGACGGCGATGGTGCCGGACTTGGCGAAGGTCAGGTCGAGTTCGATGACGTCACCCAGGGCGGGCTGCTTCGACCACCCCATGATCATCAGGTGGGTCCCGCCCCGCGCGAGCTCCAGGGCGCCGCCGGCCGGGACGGCCAGCGGTCCGGCGCTCTCCATCGAGGTCTCCGTCGAGCGGTGCATGGTGACCGAGGATGCCCCGGGACTGCTCACCTTGACCAGCTCGTCCTTGCCGCCCGCGTTGCGCACGGTCAGATAGCCGGCGGCCATCGCGCCGCCGGCCGGCAGCGGGATGTACGGGTCGGCGATGCTCAGCCGGGCGGCGCCGCCCGCTCCGCCGTGCCCCGGCCCCCAGGCGACCAGGATGGTCCCCGCGCCGAGCACGGTCGCCACCACGGCGCCGGTGATGGCGGTGGTCCGGAAGGAGCGGCTGCTCACGCCGGGACCCCCTGGGCGAGCAGCGGCAGGTCGTGCTGGTAGGTCTGCACCGAGGTGGCGCTCAGGTAGAGCAGGTGCGCCTTGTCGTCGGGCAGGAAGGCCAGCACCTGCGCGCCGTGGGTGGAGGTGACGCTGCCGTCCTTGTTGACCACCGGGTCCTCGACCAGGATGCCGAGGGTCTTCGCGGCGGCCTTGACCTTGTCGAGGTCCCCGGTGAGGCCAGTGAAGTTCTTGCCCATCGAGTCGAGCCAGGTGCGCAGCACCCGGGGGGTGTCCCGCTGGGGGTCGGTGGAGACGAAGACCACGTCGACCTTCTGCTGCTGCTCGGGGGTGAGTTTCTGCATGGCCACGCCGATGT
Protein-coding regions in this window:
- a CDS encoding copper resistance CopC/CopD family protein — translated: MLKASHRRLTGLLGVLGALLALMVAGAGPASAHAALQSTDPAQNSVLATAPGFVTLTFSESVSLSGDSVRVLDPAGRPVDTGNPGHADGRENTARVGLNSGLADGTYTVAWRAVSDDSHPVGGAFTFSVGAPSDTSVSAGALQEAKADSLVAALYGTGRTVAYGAFALLMGAAGFVLLCWPAGAAVRTVQRLLMTGWVALLLSTIAVLLLRGPYERGSGLGQAFDLSLVRATLDERIGTALAARLLLLATAGVFLSLLVGQLGGPVPAKAGGDPEPGPRQPADAGRDSGSGSGSGSGSGSGSGSETHEDADEDELRRLEERAAERPQREARIGLGVAGVLLAIALSATWVGADHASVGIQVWLALPFGILHLIAMALWLGGLATLLVGLRHGLGAATADRFSKIAFGSVAALTVTGVYQSWRGLGSWNALVDTEYGRLLLIKVGCVGAMLGVAWISRSWVARLRTAGAEQAAAAEPATAGEPAAVAARDDAEERDDAEELVAAGAAASGATAPVDPVRRAQLERQRAARSNAGRERDFTPAKAGLRRSVLVEAGVAVAVLVVTTLLTNSPPGRVARAVGAGADRPAASAPAGGAAGGAQAPQTVPGQTMELKLPYDTGGRTANAKGTATVTLNPARAGANEVHLKLDGPDGRPVEVPEVQLAFTLPDRDLGPLPVALTAEGTGRWAGTAQLPLAGNWVVSVVVRSSDIDQATETKSLKIG
- the efeB gene encoding iron uptake transporter deferrochelatase/peroxidase subunit, with translation MNSTTGPGAGTAAGFSRRALLGGAGAGLVAGAAGGAVLGRATAAASAPAGPAGSGALGAGQVPFHGARQAGIVEPQQARVHLAAFDLLPGAGRAELRTLLRRWSGTSARLGRGEPADEYESRIAADAGPCSLTVTFGFGSTLFDKAGLAEHRPRALDPLPDFPEDALDRARSDGDLWVQIGADDALVAFNALRVLQRQAAGTAAQRWQMTGFGRTPGATARPTTGRNLMGQVDGTNNPRPQDPDFAAKVFCGADEPGWLAGGSYVVLRRIRMLLDNWDNLPEDRQERVIGRRKSDGAPLSGGGEHTPVDLAAQNADGTLAVPADAHVRVAAPASNGGAAMLRRGFSYHDGMLPDGSPDAGLLFLAFQADPRRGFVPVQRKLARGDGLSRFLRHEASGLYAVPPGAPEGGYVGQALLEG
- the pheA gene encoding prephenate dehydratase produces the protein MSATRYTYLGPEGTFTEAALRTLPEAGTRELVPLTSVPAVLDAVREGQASGAFVPIENSVEGAVTATSDELASGTPLMIYREVLLPISFALLVRPGTTLDDIKTVTSHPVAQPQVRKWIAAHLPDARWESAASNADGARLVQEGRFDGAFAGEFAAALYGLEPLVKEIHDAENATTRFVLVGPPGRVSSPTGLDKTSMVAWLPDDHPGALLELLQEFAVRGVNLMRIESRPTGEGLGNYCFLIDCEGHLAERRVSEALMGLKRICPQVRFLGSYPRADRQPSTYQRPGTTDSDFTRAADWLSRCLDGRGEA
- a CDS encoding copper chaperone PCu(A)C, whose product is MSSRSFRTTAITGAVVATVLGAGTILVAWGPGHGGAGGAARLSIADPYIPLPAGGAMAAGYLTVRNAGGKDELVKVSSPGASSVTMHRSTETSMESAGPLAVPAGGALELARGGTHLMIMGWSKQPALGDVIELDLTFAKSGTIAVRVPVKPLTYRPGQQDSGN
- a CDS encoding SCO family protein — protein: MSRTTTRTRAARHGAPRLLGAAAVALTAALALTACGSGGQAPAGPAKVSKEAKDSPYEGTVLSKHFDKPDLVLNDTDGRPYDLRKQTAGRSTLLFFGYTSCPDVCPTTMGDIGVAMQKLTPEQQQKVDVVFVSTDPQRDTPRVLRTWLDSMGKNFTGLTGDLDKVKAAAKTLGILVEDPVVNKDGSVTSTHGAQVLAFLPDDKAHLLYLSATSVQTYQHDLPLLAQGVPA